Part of the Halalkalibacter krulwichiae genome is shown below.
GGTAGTTGGAATGGCGGAGTGGTTTTCGGATATGACTCTTTAGAAAAAAAGCTGGTTATCAACCCTAAAGAAGCAGAAATTGTTCAACTTATCTTTACTTTATATGTAGAAGGGAAAGGTCTGAAAGCTATCGCTAATCACTTAAACAAAGCGGGATATAGGACCAAACGAGATAAACACTTTTCTATTAATGGTATTGCTACAATATTAGATAACCAGGTCTACATAGGAAAAATTCGCTGGCTACAAGTTGAGAACTGGGATAAAAAAGAAGGCGTGGAAAAAATGCGAACCCCATTATCGTTGAGGGGAAACACGAAGCAATTATCTCCGATGAGCTTTGGAATATCGTCCAAGCCCGAAGACAAAGTAAATCCTTTAAGCAGCGTCAGTCGCATGAGCCCTTCCTATTAAGTAGTATCCTTAGATGTCCTGATTGTGGTCAAGGTATGGTTCCATCTATCACTACCTATACTCGAAAAGATGGAAGCAAACGAAAACATCGCTATTATGTATGTGGTGTATTCCATAACAAAGGATCATCTGCCTGTAAGGCGAATTCAATCAAAGCCTGTGATGCAGAAGATGCTGTCACTAACCGTATAAAAGAATTCTTAAACGATTCAGCCGGATTTAGTCAAACCATAGAAAAAATTAATAAAGACACAGTTCAATCAAATGTGAAATCAAAGGAGCAGTTAGAGAGTATCAATACAGAGCTTAAAGAAGCCAATGCCATGCAAGAAAAATATATGGAAGCATTTGAGCAAAATCTCTTCCCTGTTTCCATATTACAGGAACGATTACAAAAATTAGCTAAATCGAAGAATAGCTTAGAGCAAAAGAAAAACGAACTCAGCATTCAACTAAGTTCATCAGACTCGAAAATTATTCCACCAGACGTGATCAGGCTATTATTAGAAAAGTATGTTCAAGCTTTTGAACAGGCTACAAGAGAAAAGAAAAAGCAACTCTTTCAGCTTTTGCTAAATGAGATAACAATCAATCAATCCGAGGGCCGCTCTCGAACTGTGGATAAAGTAGAACTCGATTTTTATTTTTCCGAAGTCAATCTGTCCAAGACATTTACACTGATCCACATACTGTATCTTGAATCAGAACAATTAGAGGAAAGTTCCTCTTCAAATCCTGATTCAAAAGACCAAATGCCACCTTATCTTCAAATTTTTTTGACTCTATTTATGGTACGGTTCACCGTTGCACTATTAACGGTAAACTTTATATAATCAGTGTAGGTTTACTATAGAAAACATTCATATAAACTTAAACGTCTAGGCTACTATTTATTATCGCTTTCATGGTAATATCTAATTCTGGGCAATTTAAGTTGCTCACGAAGCTTCATTAATTCATCACCAATTAAGTCGGTTATTTCATTATATATTTCATTAGCATTTTCATAGTTTCCTTCTTTATGTGCCCACTTTATCTCAATGAACTTTTTATCTAAATTATAGTCAGCGTATATTATACTTCTATTCATTAGAAGAATAAAATCCCTTTGTTCTTCTAAAGTAAGATCTTGAAAAGAATGTGCACCATATTTAAAAATAAATTCTGAAACTAAACTATCCAAAGGCTGATATAGTTCCTTTAATCGTTCTTTAGCAGTTGTTAAGGCGACTTCCTTATCACGTTCCTCTCTCAATTGGTTTCGATTCAATTCAATACCTTTGAACGAAGAATCAATAGTTTTATTTACTCCAAATAGAGTGAGTACACCCGCAATAATTCCCCCAATTATCGCCCCCCAAAAAGTGCTCAATACAGGTGCCCAAATTTGATAATCACCTACTACTGGAATTATGCTCGAAAATAAGCTTACAGACATTAAAAGATTAATTAATTATTAAAGGAAAAACAACCATAATACCTAGAATAATTAGTAATAACTTATATATTAATCTATTTTCCATAACTTCCTCCTTTTACAGTTGTTAAAAACATTGAAATGTTTCACAATGTTGTTACGATGAATTAAACACTTTAATCACTAAAAAAAGTATAATTTCAACGAGTGATAACTTACATAGTGAGAACTAATTGACTGAATAGTTGTCATGCTAAATGAACTGAAGAAAAAATCATTTGAAATAAATTTATACAAATACACCCACCTTATATTTACAATAAAATACACCTTATCTACTATTCATAAAAGTGATAAAATATAAATTATAAGTAAATTTGGGAGGTGTAGGAAAATGAGGAATTGGCTAAAATTAATTCTTTTTTTAAGTTCTTACTCTCCCCTCTTCTTAATTATTGCCATTTTAAACGTTAATCTAAATGACATTCATAAAGTAAAAGATATCATCCCACAAGATAAAATCTGGCTTGTCGCCGTTATGCTTGCTCTTTTCATCTTGCCGAATGCTATACTTTTTTACTTGATTAAAAGAGTCAAACTCTTTCAGCCAATTAGAGAAAAGACGAATACTTTCATTAACAAAAATAGTGATGTTATGAATTATATCGTTACTTACCTTATCCCGTTTCTTTCGTTTAACTTTGATAAATTGAACCAAACAATCGCTTTTACAATTCTGATTTTTGTACTGTCTATTGTATATATCCATTCAAATATCTTTTATATAAATCCAATATTAATAATCTCAGGTTACAAAATATATGAAATTAACGATAAGTATCTATTGATTACCAAATTTACCGTTAAACGAGATAAAAAGCTTAAATTGTACAGGATTCACGATAACGTATATGTAGGTGATGAAGATGGCAGCAATAACTGATATAAATACTTTACTCGGATTATTGAAGGACCCAGCAATCGATAAAACAACAAATCTTTATATGATCACACGTAAAAAAGAAAATGAAGCGTTCATATATAAAGTCTTTACAGCTGAAACGCATAATGAAATAGCTGAGCAATTAAATGACATTGCGATTAGTCACCTTACGAAAATTCAAAACCAAGAAAAAGAATTTCGTGAGTATGAGATTGATGATTCATCAAATGAATATGTACAATTTATTGCTGTAAACAATGTTTCTGCTGCAAGTAATATCCTTGACCCAATTTTTAGTAATAATGCAGACGAATTCACATCTGACTCTGAAACATTTATAAATCTTTGGGCATATGCAGTAAAAATTGAAATGAATGATAAGAAACTAGTTTTGTTTCGTAAATACAGCAAAGGTAAAGTCCTTAAAAAAGGTTTTCGTGATGCTGTTCTGTTCAAAGATGGCAAGTTTTCCAAAATTGAACACGATGTATTTCAAATTGATGAGAATGTTGATTGTTTCATTTGGAATGAAGAGATATTTATTTCCCAACACCACTATTTCGAGAAAATTTTCAGTTACGAAGATCAATACGAAGCAAAATTCGGTGAAGCTTTAGAAGCATTTAAACAATTTACTTACATTGACCATGAATCGCTTGAACAGTACGTGCAAACGGATTCTGCTCAGAAGCGAAAGCTCGCTGCTATAATGAAAAATGGCATTTACGAAAAGTATGGTTTTAGTGAAGTTGCATCCACCATTGAAAAATATGAACTTGGTATCGAAGTAAATCAGCAAGAACAAAAAGTTAATATTGCTCCCAAGGATTCTCGTAAGTTTTTGAAAATCTTAAATGATGATTATCTTCGGTCAGAGGTTTCAAAAGTTCGTTACGAAAGTATTGCGAAAAGAAAAGGACGAAGATGAAAAAAACAAGGAGTATTGTCTGAACCCCTTAAACGGAATTCAATAAAAACACCCTATGCAGTAGCCAGCTCCCAATATTTAATAGGGGGCTGGTTATTTAGTTTTCTTTGGATTTTTTCGTTATTATTTTAAAATCCTTACCTTTAAATCTAAAAATACTTTAATACGCAGTAATGGTCCCATACGACAAAACGATCACCCTAAAAAAGTAACCATCCCTAATGAATTGTATTTAGTTACCAGTATGGTTGTACTACGTAGTAAATAGCTCATTGTATTCGTCGCTCTTGTTCAACATAAGCTACCCTATAGTTTATAGTGAAACATTTCACAAACTTTTGTTATAAGATAAATGTAAAGTTCCATAAGTTAATTAGAATAGGGAGTACAAAAAAGAGCTGTTTTTCAACAGCTCATAGGAATGAGACGCTTATTCCTTTTCGTTATCATGATGATGGCTGTAATTAACAACTTTAACCGACACTTCATCAAGGTTCTTTCTCTTACCTTCAATTGAACCAAAGTAGGTTTTAGGATCAATATGTAAAGTCACCGTGTCCAAACTCATGTCTTCATTATCTGAAGTAGAACTAAATGTACGAATCATCAAGTTTAGTTCATACCAACTTTTCGACTCTGAACCCGTATGATCTACAATCAACTCTAATTTGTTCACTCTTTCAAATGTCCAATGCACTCCTTCTCCACATTCTTCACTAACAATTTCTGTGATATAAGGATTAATCATATCAACTAATAGCTCTTCTGGAGAAGCATAAATTTCCTTTGTTGTTTTCCCGCTAAGGTCACTAGCTGAAACAAAAGAAATAGGAGCTAAAACAATTAGGACTAATAATAACGATGATATTATTTTACTCATATAAACACCTCAATTTTTTTCTGCAAATTTTGATATGTTTAATATGCGCTAAAAAGTATTTCTTACTCAACATTCCTGCTCGGTTAGCGCAATAAAGCAAGCGATGCCTTGTTAAAGCATCGCTCCCTTTAGTATAATAATTTTCCATTACTTATATTAATCCAAAAAAATCAGTCATGTATAAAGTGAAGAACAGTATAAGCGAAAATATTATTTGACTAATTGTTAATTTATAAGCATTAGAGTTTTCTGCATACTTTCGTTCCATAACTGCTCTTACCATTTCAGAAATAACAATAAAAATTAATAGTATAAACCACGGTTGTAAAAACCAAATCATTTCCATAGGTCCTCTCATCATGGTTATAACATATCCTAAAAAGATGAAGAATATGGTAGTAATTCTAATTGCCCAATCCATTTTTTTATGCTTTGCATTAACATGGTTATATGAAAAGAATTTCCTCTTCTCAACTTTTAGCCACTTTCTCATGATTGTATTAAAGGAAACAAGCAATAGGATTACAATAGCTAAAATCAATAATAAATTCAGCCAAAAGGTAGGCTCTACACCATACATAAAATTACCCTCCTCTAAACATGGACTTTTACTACAATAAGCATTGAATCTTACAAACCTGCCCCTTTAGTTTAACATTAATTTCCTTTTACGTGATTACATTGTTTATTGTATTCCTTGAAACAAAAACGTCAATAATTCCTGTAAAGACTTATACAGGAGGGATTAAGATGCTCTTATCACAAGCGTGGAAAACCTATGAATCTGATAAACGAATTGAAGGTTTCTCTTCTCAAACGTTAAAAGCTTACCGGCTTCAATCATGCCTTCTTATCCGCTATTTTACTGATGTGGCGATTGAATCATTGTCTACAAATCAATTAAAGGAGTATTTAGCGGAATCAAGCGAACTTTTAAAGCCGTCTAGCTTAGCCTATCGAATTCGGTTCATGCGGTCCTTGTTTCGGTGGTCACATGAAGAGGGACACATTCCCTCAAACCCAGCTTATAAGATCAAGGAACCAAAAGTCGGGAAACGAATACCCAAGTTCCTTACAGAAAGAGAGATTGAACATCTTAGGGAAGCTTGTAAAATGCCAATGGAGAAAGCGCTGTTTGAGTTTATGTTTTCAACTGGCTGCCGTATTGGTGAAATTGTCTCTCTGGACAAGAATTGTATTAACTGGTCTAATCGTTCTGCTATTGTTAGAGGAAAAGGCGATAAAGAACGTGAGGTGTACTTTAACATCAAATGTGACATCTGGTTAAAACGGTACATCAACATCCGTCAAGATAATGATCCCGCGATCTTTGTGACAGATCGTTCACCTCATCGAATGAGCATCGCTCAAATGAGGTATATCATAAAACGTATTTCAAGCCGTGCAGGCATTAATAAAACCATACACCCCCATCAGCTTAGACACAGTTATGCCACTCATTTATTAAACAATGGAGCCCCTATTGATGTCATACAGAGTTTACTCGGCCATGAAAAAACGGAGACGACACGGATCTATGCCCAACTGAGTGGACGACTTAGACAAGACTTATATAGAAAATATTTTTAAACATGACAAAAGAGCAGCACTAGGGAAGTGTTGCTCTTTTAAATTCTCGCTACCCGTTAGTTGAATAAGGAAATACCTCCCTAACTCTGGAAGGTCGCTCCTCATGAAAAAATAATATACGGTCACTCGTTTTCAGCTAAAACATCATTTATAACTTCAGCTAGAAGTTCAACCGCTCTATTTGCCTCTTCAATTGAATTTTCAATACCACCTACATCAATTAACACTGACTGTCCAAATAAATCTTGATTGTATGTGTTTTTATTGAAAGTAGAGTCTTCTATTAAAACTCCCTAGATAAACCTGGGTATTTCTCCTCTAATTGTTTGTGAATTAATTCTGCAAATTTTAAGTTTTCTTCAAAACCATCATGGTTTCTACTTACAACAAACAGTAATTTAGCTACTTCTTGATTATTAATTGTTGTTGTTGTAACTATACTTGAAGTTGAATCTCTATGAATATCAAATACCATTTTCAAACTATCATGTGCCTCTAGCGCTCGTTCAACATTTATTTTTGATAATTCGTATGCTTGCCGAAACTCTAAATTCTGTTTTTGTAGAAGCGCCACGAAGTCAGTGTTATCATGTATAGTTCGTATATTTTTTCCTTCCAATTGATTACTCAAATGTTGCCCTACTAGTGTAATGTTTATCTCCTCATCGAAAGCGAGCCTGCCGTCATCAACGTTTAAATCAGGTAAGAATGATTCAGTATTATGAGTATGGTAAATATAAACCTGTGGGTTATCACTATTTAAAGCAGAAGTTCCTTCATTCAAACTCCCAAGGTTAAATACCAACATACTGAAAATCAATGTGGAAAAAATTAAAGCAAAAGCAGGTAAAGATAATTTGTTTTTGTTTCTTTTAGAAAAACGCTTTACAAGTGTTTCCTCTAATTCTCGAACGAACTGATCACGAGGAGTAATTTTTGAGTGTTCTCGCTTTAGCTGCTCTATAATATTAGACTCTTCTTTTTTATTCATTTTCTATTAACCACCTTCCATTACTCTCTGTTTCATCCTTCTCAAGATGTGTTTTAAGCTGTTTTAAAGCACGGTGATAAGATACCTTTACCTTTGATTCCGACCATCCCATAATATCCGCTGTCTCTTTTATTGAAAAGTCGTTCACCGCACGTAAGAGAATGACCATTCTGTATTCATTTTTTAAACCCTTAACAGTGCTAAAGACATCTCCAACTTGTTCTTTTATCTCTATTACATCTTCAGTAGACTTTTGTTTGGAAGGTATCATTTTTAACAGAACTTCATTAAAAATAAGTTTTCTTTTAGCTTTACGCGAATAATCAATAGCTACATTTCTTGCAATTGAAAATAACCATGTTTTCACATTAGACTTTCGTTTAAAATTTGAAAATGATTTAAAAGAATGTATTTGGCAATTAACTTTTGTATGAAATGGCAATTAAGGGAATACGAAAATCCGTATCTTTATCCATACGCGATGAGCTTGACACGGAGCCTCTATGGCCATGAAATTTGGCAACACGGCAAGCTTGTAGCTTGCCAGGCATAGTAGCCTATCATGACCACCTCTCCGTGTAAAGCTGCGCTTATTCATAAATTGGTGCATACGCTTAATTGCCAAAAGACACATTTATTAAATGCCATAAACAAAAAGAACGAATAAAAACTTCTTGTGTTAAATCTTCTGCCTCATCTTGAGTCTTTGTAAAAGAAACGATAAACCGATATACATCTTTGTAATGTAATTGATAAATATTGCGAATCTCTTCTTCTGTATTTGTTTCGTCTCTCAAAACTTCGCCTCCTTTTTATGTATCTAATCATTAGTCGTTTTTAGATAAAAAAGGTTACAGAATTGGATTAATTTTAATAATTTCTGTTAAATATCTAACTTCCCCTTTTAGAACAGAAAAAATCGATACTATCAAGCATCGATTTAAAAGTCAGAAATTGAGTCTTATTATGTTAACCTACCTCTTTAACTTCAACAAGAAAGAGCGATTACCCTTTATTTAGCAATCGCTACCCTTTAGTTTAAGTGAAATTTTAATATTGTTGCTTCAAATCGTTATATATCTCAATTGCTTGTTCATATAAATCATTGTTTGGCTCGATTTTATAATTTTCTTCAACATTATCATGTAGATGAAAAATCCCCTTATCATCTAAAACTAACATGCCTGAAATTTGGTCATTAAAGACAAATGTTATTGTTATTGCCTTATCATAATTGATTTGTTGGTTAGTTTGTCCAATATATTCAATTTGATTATATGCATCTACAAATGACTGAACAGTTTCCTGCTCCACTTTATTATATCCACTGTACAAACTCTGTCCTAAGCCTATATCAAAATAATCCGCTTTAATTTTCTCTATAGTATTATGACTACAACCGTTTACAATTAAAAAAGCAATTACTAAGATAGAAACAAAAAATGATTTTCTCACAATCCCAATCCCCTAAGATTTATATTGTTCTTTCGTTCAAGCACCCGTTAGCCATCCATGAAGCCTTGCTTCACCACAGAAATGAAATTTGATTAAGTTCTTTCATGTTAGTTAAATATTATTTTCACTTGAACCTTTTTTATAGCGCTATTTATTTCGTTCCAATTCTTCCACACGTCTCTTCAATAGTTCAATTTCTTCTTTGTCTAAAGTTGGGAAGAGGACAGTTTTGTGAGTTCCTTAAAAGCAAGTTAGAGATTTCTGAGTTTGATGATGATAAAGGATATACTCATTTAACTCTAATGAATATGGGTGTCCCCGCAATCTATACAACAAACCAAGATAATGTTATGGAAAAAGGATATGAAAAGTATGGGAAAAGGTATAGAAAAATTATTCAATTAGAGGACTTTGCTGAAACTAAATTATCAGAACAACTTTACATTAAGTTTCATGGCGACCTTGGTTCCCCTGAAACAATCGTATTTACAACAGAAGATTATGAAAAAAGGATGAACGAAACTCAAAATGCCCTAAATATTCGCTTACGTTCTGATCTTCTAGCAAAAAACTTATTATTTGTAGGCTATAGTTTCCGCGATATAAATATCCAGCAGATGTTCGCTGAACTTAACGAAGCATTTTTTGGTAAACTACCTGTATCTTATATGATCGCTTATAAGTATAGTGAAGAGCTTCAAATATTATGTGACGAATACGGAATTATTTTAATTGACCCCCTTAAAGAATGTCCAGCTATAGAAAACCATGAAACTGCATTCAAGCACTTTCTAAAACGTGTACTAGAAGAGGCTAGGATAAAAAAGCTGGATAATGAAATGAAAGAATTTTTCACACCAACTTCTTCGAGACCTGTAAAAGTAGTTAACAAACAAAAAATTGAACTGTTGGAGGAAATAGTAAATAGAAACTCTTTTTCAGTTGGGATTAAAGCTTTTAGGCAGATTTGTGATGCCTCTAATATTCCCTCTGACTTTGAGAAAAGAATTGTAAACGCATTTATTCAACTCGCAAAGTCTGTAAACAACGACAAAGATACTGAGTCTTTAAACGCAGCTATTTTTAATTTGAAAATAAGTGAACCATTAAATAAACTCGAAATTTTATCTACTCTTATGGCAACTGCAAATGTTAGAAGTCCTAAGTGCAAGTACGGAAGTGATAACTTCTTTATAAGGATTCAGGTTATAAGCCAAGGTTGTTATATTGTTGCTGCTGCAAAAGCTATTGAAAAGGTATATAGCTGGGGATGGAAACCTACTCCATCACTTTCATCTAATATAAACGATTGGATTGAGTATGGAGCCAATTTTGAAACCCTGCCTGAACAATTACAACAGTACGTTTTGCCTTGGGTTAATAAGATGAGAAATGACTGTAAAACAGTAGCCGAACACCCGATCAAAAGGCAACAAAGACTCCTAGAGTATTCTTCCTTTGTTTCCTCAAAAAGTCTAAATGAGAATGAAGTAAAATTACTTTGTGAATTTATCAGTGAGTAGTAGGCTTTTAATATAAGGAAAGTTCACTGGGTATCTAGTGAGCGTTAAGTGAAAAGTAATCTCTTAATTTCACAGTACCCTTTCTCAAGTTCTTTCTATATAGTAAAATATTAACATATAAAAATACAGATAGTAGTGCTTTTAGTACAATCGCACATATTAATTATCTAAAATGGGGGCTAATAATGGGAACTTCTAAAAGAAAATTATCTAATGAAATTAAGAAACTTCTAAAAGAAAAACCACTCTCTAATATTAATGATACTGCTCCAGAACTCACAAAAAAGATATTAACCAAAAAGGTTTTAAACGAAAGTTTTGATCAGGAAGATACAATAGATAATTCTATAAGAATTATTACTAGTCAATTCATTTCATTGAAATCTAATGGCTTTAAAGGTAAAACTAAGCAAGAATTAGTTACGGACCCTGTGTCTCAACAAGAATTCTTAGAAATGATACTAGACCTAATAGAGAGCTCATCAATTATTTCATCTAAAATACTTGAAAAAGCATTAAAAATTGTTATGGGAAAATTCTTAGAGGTTGATGATTTTGATGCATATTCATTTGCTCAAGTATTATTTTATGAGGTTGTCTATCAAGTTTTACTTGGAGAGCTAAATGACAATATTAAAGATATCTATGAGGAACTAGACTATAATTTAATTCAAAATATGGTTAAGAATGTTACAAATCAAATAATGAATACATCAGTTTATTCTAAAGTAAATTCATTCATTGATCGCAAAATTTCTTTGAATGAAATTTTAGACGAAATAGCTACTCAAACTTCTCAAGCTAGCTTTGGTGAATTTTAAATGCAATTTACAATTGATTCTTTGTCTAATTTACATACAATTCTTTTGAAGGATGTTAATTATGACTATAAAGGAAAAAGCACTATAATTTTAGATTTGGTAACTACAATGGGAGCTATTTATTGTGCGGATGTTAAGACTTCTAAGGTAAATGATAAACCTAGGTACATTGAATTGACTATTCCTGTTTTCAACCCCGACATTTGGACAAAAAATGTTATACAGATTGAAGAATTAGTGAAATGGGTATCAGAAGATACAATGAAAATAACATTTATAGGTTCAAGTGATACCATTGATGGCTATGTTAATGGCTTAATCCCTGGTACTAACAATGTTGTTACACTTTTTTCAGGTGGGTTAGACTCCTTTGCTGGAGCTTATTACAATTACAAAAATAATATAAAAAGTGATTATCTTGGTTTTATTAACAAAGGTGAGGAAAAAACCAAACAATTAGATGTTAAAGAGTTCTATCAACAAATTTTTGATGATGCAACTGAAATTATTCTAATAGACAAACCTATTAAGAAGAAGCAGACTTTTATTCAGTCAACAAGATCACTATTATATCTTGCGTTAGCAATTGCAAAAGCCCATTTTAACTCTTCCAAAGAAGTTTATTTATATGAGAATGGTATCCTTTCTCTTAACCCAGAGATACAAAACAGATATACAACTAAGACAACTCATCCCAAAACCATGTTTATATATAAATCATTATTGGAAAAGCTAAGTATAGATATTAAAATTAATCATCCATTCTTATTCATGACAAAAGGTCAAATTACTAATGACATGAATGCAGAATTTAAAAAAGCAATTGAACATACCTTTACGTGTGGACAAGGGCGGTCACATCCTGAAAGATCTCATTCTGGACAATGTGGCATATGTATACCATGTGTTTTAAGAAAAATTTCTTTAGCTGCCTATGACAACGAAATTTTTGATGTGAATTATGAATACCCTTATGATGTTAAGATTTCAGATATAAAAGAAGGTAACTATAGAAAAGATTATGCCAGTAATATAAACTATTTTAAGACCTACTATGATTTAATAAAAAGTAATCAGATTTACTATCAATTGCAAATTAGAGAAAAGTATTATGAGGAAGATCCTAAGTTTAGAATAAGCAACCAGAAAATGTTTAGTAAATTTGCTGAGGAATATGAAAGGTTTATGAAAAAGTATGCACCTTATTGATACTCATGTTCACATAGACCATTATCCTGAACCTCAAAAAATTGCACAGGAGTATGAAAGGTTGAAAATCTATACATTATTTGTAACAAACCTACCTGAATTGTTTAATAAACACTACACTGCTTTCCAAGGTTATAAATATGTGAGATTATGTTTAGGATTTCATCCTCAAGTCGCGAGCGAATTTACCTTTAATGAAACCCTGTTCAATAAATTAGTTCAAAACACCAGATATATTGGAGAAGTTGGACTAGATTTTTATAATGAGCATGTTGAAATCAAAAATAGACAGATAAGGACTTTTGAATATGTCACCTCTCCCACTTTTAATAAGGGTAGAATTTATACGATCCACTCTAAAAATTCAGAAGATATTACTTTAGAAATCCTTACCCAAAACAAAGTAAAGCATGCTATATTCCATTGGTATAGTGGTAAACTGACAACTTTAGAAAAAATTGTAGATAACGGATATTATTTTTCGTTAAATCCTAAGATGTTACAGAGTAAAAATGGTCAAAAAATTATTGAACGATTACCTTTGGATCGTATCCTTTTTGAAACAGATGGTCCTTTTGCAAAATACAACAAAAAAATAATTTACCCTTCTACAATATCGGAGTTGTATTGTGATTTTGAAAAAGTCATACCCTCATTTAAAGATCAGATTTATAAGAATTTCAGACGATTATTAATTGAGAAGGATTTATATAAGTAAGGGAGGCTGTTGACACGGAGCCTCTATGGCCATGAAATTTGGCAACACGGCAAGCTTGTAGCTTGCCAGGCATAGTAGCCTATCATGACCACCTCTCCGTGTAAAGCTGCGCTTATTCATAAATTGGTGCATACGCTTAATTGCCAAAAGACACATTTATTAAATGCCATAAACACCCCTTCTTTCCGTAACCTCAACAATGAGAAAACGATCTTTTAGTTCATAGAATGTAGTCTTTTGAGTGTTCCTTATTTCTTGTATGTTTCTCTTTGATAACAATATCCTCTTCTGATTGTTTTCAAATGTAACAGAGTAAATATTGTTGTTAACAACGGTGATAAAATCCCTTATATCAACGGTTTCAATGGCTACCTTTAAAAAGTACTCAGTAAAAAATAGTTCAAAAGGTTATAAGTGGATGTATCAAGTCGATCTCGGCACTGATCCGGCTACAGGAAAAAGGCTACAGAAATTACAGCGAGGATTTGATACAAAAAAAGAAGCGGAGGCTGCTTGTGCAAAATTAATAAATCAATATAGTCAAGGTTCATATGCCCCTCCAAAAAAACTACTCATGCACGAGCTCGTCGACAAATGGATCCTAAGCAAAAAGAAAATACGTGATACAACACTAACCAAATATAAACGACTTTTAAAGAATCACATCATACCTGCATTAGGCT
Proteins encoded:
- a CDS encoding zinc ribbon domain-containing protein encodes the protein MVPSITTYTRKDGSKRKHRYYVCGVFHNKGSSACKANSIKACDAEDAVTNRIKEFLNDSAGFSQTIEKINKDTVQSNVKSKEQLESINTELKEANAMQEKYMEAFEQNLFPVSILQERLQKLAKSKNSLEQKKNELSIQLSSSDSKIIPPDVIRLLLEKYVQAFEQATREKKKQLFQLLLNEITINQSEGRSRTVDKVELDFYFSEVNLSKTFTLIHILYLESEQLEESSSSNPDSKDQMPPYLQIFLTLFMVRFTVALLTVNFI
- a CDS encoding Kiwa anti-phage protein KwaB-like domain-containing protein — encoded protein: MAAITDINTLLGLLKDPAIDKTTNLYMITRKKENEAFIYKVFTAETHNEIAEQLNDIAISHLTKIQNQEKEFREYEIDDSSNEYVQFIAVNNVSAASNILDPIFSNNADEFTSDSETFINLWAYAVKIEMNDKKLVLFRKYSKGKVLKKGFRDAVLFKDGKFSKIEHDVFQIDENVDCFIWNEEIFISQHHYFEKIFSYEDQYEAKFGEALEAFKQFTYIDHESLEQYVQTDSAQKRKLAAIMKNGIYEKYGFSEVASTIEKYELGIEVNQQEQKVNIAPKDSRKFLKILNDDYLRSEVSKVRYESIAKRKGRR
- a CDS encoding DUF3888 domain-containing protein, with product MSKIISSLLLVLIVLAPISFVSASDLSGKTTKEIYASPEELLVDMINPYITEIVSEECGEGVHWTFERVNKLELIVDHTGSESKSWYELNLMIRTFSSTSDNEDMSLDTVTLHIDPKTYFGSIEGKRKNLDEVSVKVVNYSHHHDNEKE
- a CDS encoding DUF4181 domain-containing protein; this encodes MYGVEPTFWLNLLLILAIVILLLVSFNTIMRKWLKVEKRKFFSYNHVNAKHKKMDWAIRITTIFFIFLGYVITMMRGPMEMIWFLQPWFILLIFIVISEMVRAVMERKYAENSNAYKLTISQIIFSLILFFTLYMTDFFGLI
- a CDS encoding tyrosine-type recombinase/integrase → MLLSQAWKTYESDKRIEGFSSQTLKAYRLQSCLLIRYFTDVAIESLSTNQLKEYLAESSELLKPSSLAYRIRFMRSLFRWSHEEGHIPSNPAYKIKEPKVGKRIPKFLTEREIEHLREACKMPMEKALFEFMFSTGCRIGEIVSLDKNCINWSNRSAIVRGKGDKEREVYFNIKCDIWLKRYINIRQDNDPAIFVTDRSPHRMSIAQMRYIIKRISSRAGINKTIHPHQLRHSYATHLLNNGAPIDVIQSLLGHEKTETTRIYAQLSGRLRQDLYRKYF
- the spoIIP gene encoding stage II sporulation protein P, yielding MNKKEESNIIEQLKREHSKITPRDQFVRELEETLVKRFSKRNKNKLSLPAFALIFSTLIFSMLVFNLGSLNEGTSALNSDNPQVYIYHTHNTESFLPDLNVDDGRLAFDEEINITLVGQHLSNQLEGKNIRTIHDNTDFVALLQKQNLEFRQAYELSKINVERALEAHDSLKMVFDIHRDSTSSIVTTTTINNQEVAKLLFVVSRNHDGFEENLKFAELIHKQLEEKYPGLSREF
- a CDS encoding RNA polymerase sigma factor yields the protein MKTWLFSIARNVAIDYSRKAKRKLIFNEVLLKMIPSKQKSTEDVIEIKEQVGDVFSTVKGLKNEYRMVILLRAVNDFSIKETADIMGWSESKVKVSYHRALKQLKTHLEKDETESNGRWLIENE
- a CDS encoding RNA polymerase sigma factor, which codes for MRDETNTEEEIRNIYQLHYKDVYRFIVSFTKTQDEAEDLTQEVFIRSFCLWHLINVSFGN
- a CDS encoding SIR2 family NAD-dependent protein deacylase, which codes for MEKGYEKYGKRYRKIIQLEDFAETKLSEQLYIKFHGDLGSPETIVFTTEDYEKRMNETQNALNIRLRSDLLAKNLLFVGYSFRDINIQQMFAELNEAFFGKLPVSYMIAYKYSEELQILCDEYGIILIDPLKECPAIENHETAFKHFLKRVLEEARIKKLDNEMKEFFTPTSSRPVKVVNKQKIELLEEIVNRNSFSVGIKAFRQICDASNIPSDFEKRIVNAFIQLAKSVNNDKDTESLNAAIFNLKISEPLNKLEILSTLMATANVRSPKCKYGSDNFFIRIQVISQGCYIVAAAKAIEKVYSWGWKPTPSLSSNINDWIEYGANFETLPEQLQQYVLPWVNKMRNDCKTVAEHPIKRQQRLLEYSSFVSSKSLNENEVKLLCEFISE